The Paracoccus sediminicola genome has a segment encoding these proteins:
- a CDS encoding SAM-dependent methyltransferase gives MFEQKIRSEFLRTLDGIRCGRLTLTTPGGDEKIFEGPEPGPDAALLIHDWRTVPAVATRADIGLTEAYRDGWCDTPDLTALLTLALMNEEVMDRYIYGKPVHAMAMRLLYLFNRNTRAGSRRNISAHYDLGNDFYGLWLDKTMTYSSALFAEGDDLETAQRRKYDRIIDGLGGGSGRLLEIGCGWGGFAERALERGDFAPKGLTLSTEQADYARDRLGPGAEIALQDYRDEKGKYDHIVSIEMFEAVGEKFWPVYFGKLGDTLSRQGRAMIQTITVADRYFERYRKSGDMIRSFIFPGGMLPSPGRFRAEAERAGLRVEDSFGFGRDYARTLSAWLERFDACRSEILQMGFDESFIRVWRFYLAACVASFEVGRTDVLQYRLAHA, from the coding sequence ATGTTTGAACAGAAGATCCGTTCGGAGTTTTTACGCACATTGGACGGAATCCGCTGCGGACGTCTGACCCTCACCACGCCGGGTGGCGACGAAAAGATCTTCGAAGGCCCCGAGCCAGGGCCGGATGCGGCGCTGTTGATCCATGACTGGCGCACCGTGCCTGCCGTGGCGACCAGGGCGGATATCGGGCTGACCGAAGCCTATCGCGACGGATGGTGCGATACGCCCGACCTGACGGCGCTGCTGACGCTTGCGCTGATGAATGAAGAGGTGATGGACCGCTATATCTACGGCAAGCCGGTCCATGCCATGGCGATGCGGCTGCTTTACCTGTTCAACCGCAACACCCGAGCGGGCTCGCGGCGCAATATCTCGGCGCATTACGATCTGGGCAATGATTTCTACGGACTATGGCTGGACAAGACGATGACCTATTCCTCGGCGCTGTTCGCCGAGGGCGACGATCTGGAGACAGCGCAGCGGCGCAAATACGACCGGATCATCGACGGTCTGGGCGGTGGCTCGGGCCGGTTGCTGGAAATCGGCTGCGGCTGGGGCGGCTTCGCGGAACGCGCGCTGGAACGGGGCGATTTTGCGCCGAAGGGGCTGACGCTGTCGACCGAGCAGGCTGATTACGCGCGCGACCGGCTGGGACCGGGGGCAGAGATCGCCTTGCAGGATTATCGCGACGAAAAAGGGAAATACGATCATATCGTCTCGATCGAGATGTTCGAGGCGGTCGGCGAGAAATTCTGGCCGGTCTATTTCGGCAAGCTGGGCGACACGCTGTCCCGACAGGGCCGCGCGATGATCCAGACCATCACCGTTGCCGATCGCTATTTCGAGCGCTACCGGAAGAGCGGCGACATGATCCGCAGCTTCATCTTTCCCGGAGGCATGCTGCCCTCTCCCGGACGGTTCCGGGCAGAGGCAGAGCGCGCCGGATTGCGGGTCGAGGACAGTTTCGGCTTCGGTCGCGACTATGCCCGCACGCTGAGCGCGTGGCTGGAGCGCTTCGATGCGTGCCGGTCCGAGATCCTGCAAATGGGCTTTGACGAGTCGTTCATCCGGGTCTGGCGCTTCTATCTTGCCGCCTGCGTGGCCTCGTTCGAGGTCGGGCGCACCGACGTTCTGCAATACCGGCTGGCCCATGCCTGA
- a CDS encoding DUF1365 domain-containing protein encodes MSTDLWDGALIDVTIWHARAGDVSRQFRYGACYAALPLGPLEADRLPLRPERGGIWRIRRRDYGHRDGGSFTAFMDEQLVPVGLGHCKTTLVTMPRSPFHGFNPVSFWLARDEDGLRAVLAEVSNTFGERHVYLCRNPDNAPITRSHRLSGEKLFHVSPFLPRDGRYVFRFDPGPGRFGAWVDWFGAGGELRLQTSMTGPARTLSRASLRRSAWRHVFQAQKVTGLIHWQAAKLFSRGIRYRSKPPQLDRTRSEATQTEGKNV; translated from the coding sequence ATGAGCACCGATCTCTGGGACGGGGCGCTGATCGACGTGACGATCTGGCATGCCCGCGCGGGCGATGTCTCGCGCCAGTTCCGCTATGGGGCCTGCTATGCAGCGCTGCCGCTCGGCCCGCTCGAGGCGGATCGTCTGCCGCTGCGCCCGGAGCGGGGCGGCATCTGGCGGATCAGGCGGCGCGATTACGGGCATCGCGACGGCGGCAGCTTCACGGCCTTCATGGATGAGCAACTCGTTCCGGTCGGGCTTGGCCATTGCAAGACCACGCTGGTGACCATGCCGCGCAGCCCGTTTCACGGCTTCAATCCGGTCAGCTTCTGGCTCGCGCGCGACGAGGACGGTCTGCGGGCCGTGCTGGCCGAAGTCTCGAACACCTTCGGCGAGCGGCATGTCTATCTGTGCCGCAATCCCGACAACGCGCCGATCACCCGCTCTCACAGGCTTTCGGGCGAGAAGCTGTTCCATGTCTCGCCCTTTCTGCCGCGCGACGGCCGTTATGTGTTTCGCTTCGATCCGGGACCGGGGCGCTTCGGGGCCTGGGTGGACTGGTTCGGGGCAGGCGGCGAGCTGCGGCTTCAGACCTCGATGACCGGCCCGGCCCGGACGCTCAGCCGCGCCAGCCTGCGCCGCAGCGCCTGGCGTCATGTCTTTCAGGCGCAGAAGGTCACCGGGCTGATCCATTGGCAGGCAGCGAAACTGTTTTCGCGCGGCATTCGTTACAGATCGAAACCGCCGCAACTCGACCGCACGCGGTCGGAGGCCACGCAGACAGAGGGGAAGAATGTTTGA
- a CDS encoding NAD(P)/FAD-dependent oxidoreductase translates to MTQSGRDRIAIIGSGISGLGAAWLLDPHHDVTLFEAENRPGGHARTVRAEGVAVDTGFIVCNRRTYPLFIPMLERLGVALEISDMSFSASFGGGRYEYGTRSTRALFAQPMCLMSAGHWRLLRDILRFYRHAPAHRAYQGSIGDLLSGLRLGNEFRDRFLLPISGAIWSTPTADMMNFPAGAFVRFFDNHGLLSVSGQPQWLTVTGGSRRYVQAVLDSLGHTELRLSSPVRAVRRDGQGGVIIASPRGEERFDRVIFATHAPQALSALADPDADETAILGALRTQPNRMVLHSDPRLMPRRRQAWASWNYVTGGDLPATDRPISLSYWMNRLQNLRTPRPLIVTLNPEIEPKRIHDETIFAHPQFDSAAIAAQARLPEIQGRGGVYYAGAWTRYGFHEDGLLSALRVAQAMGIDWPLGPDPWALPGQGEVAGDLISAPVQASAA, encoded by the coding sequence GTGACCCAGAGCGGCAGAGACCGGATCGCGATCATCGGCAGCGGGATTTCGGGACTGGGCGCGGCCTGGCTGCTTGATCCCCATCACGATGTGACCTTGTTCGAGGCCGAGAACCGGCCCGGCGGACATGCCCGCACCGTGCGCGCCGAGGGGGTGGCTGTCGATACCGGCTTCATCGTCTGCAACCGGCGCACCTATCCGCTGTTCATTCCGATGCTGGAAAGACTGGGCGTCGCGCTCGAAATCAGCGACATGTCCTTCTCGGCCAGTTTCGGGGGCGGTCGTTACGAATATGGCACCCGCTCGACGCGCGCGCTGTTCGCGCAGCCCATGTGCCTGATGAGCGCCGGTCACTGGCGGCTGCTGCGCGATATCCTGCGCTTCTACCGTCACGCGCCCGCGCATCGCGCGTATCAGGGCAGCATCGGCGATCTGCTGAGCGGCTTGCGACTGGGCAACGAATTCCGCGACCGCTTCCTGTTGCCGATCTCGGGCGCGATCTGGTCCACCCCGACCGCCGATATGATGAATTTCCCGGCCGGGGCTTTCGTGCGTTTCTTCGACAATCACGGGCTTCTCTCGGTCAGCGGCCAGCCTCAGTGGCTGACCGTGACCGGAGGATCTCGCCGCTATGTGCAGGCGGTTCTGGACAGTCTGGGCCACACCGAGCTGCGCCTTTCGAGCCCGGTCCGCGCGGTGCGTCGCGACGGGCAGGGGGGCGTGATCATCGCCAGCCCGCGCGGCGAAGAGCGCTTTGACCGGGTGATCTTTGCCACCCACGCGCCGCAGGCGCTCTCGGCGCTTGCCGATCCCGATGCGGATGAGACAGCGATCCTCGGCGCGCTTCGCACTCAGCCGAACCGGATGGTGCTGCATTCCGACCCGCGGCTGATGCCGCGGCGGCGGCAGGCCTGGGCGTCGTGGAACTATGTGACCGGCGGGGATCTGCCCGCCACGGACCGCCCGATCAGCCTGTCCTATTGGATGAACCGGCTTCAGAACCTGAGAACGCCGCGTCCGCTCATTGTGACGCTGAACCCCGAGATCGAGCCGAAGCGGATCCATGACGAGACGATCTTCGCGCATCCGCAATTCGACAGCGCCGCCATTGCCGCCCAGGCGCGTCTGCCCGAGATCCAGGGCCGGGGTGGCGTCTATTACGCCGGGGCCTGGACACGTTACGGGTTTCACGAGGACGGGCTGCTTTCGGCGCTGCGCGTCGCGCAGGCGATGGGAATCGACTGGCCGCTCGGACCCGATCCCTGGGCGTTGCCGGGGCAGGGGGAGGTTGCCGGAGACCTCATCTCCGCGCCCGTGCAGGCGAGCGCGGCATGA
- a CDS encoding fasciclin domain-containing protein — MNFFKIGLTAAFAMTGVAAIAQTSDSTDAEMPATVADIVMESEDHTTLETAVTTAEMGEALMGEGPFTVFAPTDDAFAALPEGTLDEVLMEENRDQLVQILGCHVVETKALAADVAQMIEDDDGSHDVTTMGNCSLTLTLDGDMVKINDAVTVTAADLEAGNGVVHVVDGVLLPAS, encoded by the coding sequence ATGAATTTCTTCAAGATCGGACTTACTGCTGCTTTCGCCATGACCGGCGTTGCAGCCATCGCCCAGACCAGCGACTCGACGGATGCGGAAATGCCCGCAACCGTCGCCGACATCGTCATGGAGTCGGAAGACCACACCACGCTCGAAACCGCGGTGACCACCGCCGAAATGGGCGAGGCACTGATGGGCGAAGGCCCGTTCACCGTCTTCGCGCCGACCGATGACGCTTTCGCCGCGCTGCCCGAGGGCACGCTGGACGAGGTGCTGATGGAAGAGAATCGCGACCAGCTTGTTCAGATCCTGGGTTGTCACGTTGTCGAAACCAAGGCGCTTGCCGCCGATGTCGCCCAGATGATCGAGGATGATGACGGTAGCCATGACGTCACCACGATGGGCAATTGCAGCCTGACGCTGACCCTGGATGGCGACATGGTCAAGATCAACGACGCCGTCACCGTGACCGCCGCCGACCTGGAAGCGGGCAATGGTGTCGTCCATGTCGTGGACGGCGTTCTGCTCCCCGCGAGCTGA
- a CDS encoding sigma-70 family RNA polymerase sigma factor — translation MTPPHAELKDLLGRVVLRDRAAFAELYRLTAPKLFAICLRILKNREEAEDALQDVFVKIWHSADRYQPQIASPQAWMNTVARNHAIDKLRARKPGGGDLDVAETLADEGPTPEQSAEIRSEGRRIEACLAKLEPDRADAVRRAYIEGESYIELAERYDVPLNTMRSWLRRSLIKLRECLTK, via the coding sequence ATGACGCCACCCCATGCAGAGCTGAAGGATCTGCTGGGTCGTGTCGTGCTTCGCGATCGTGCCGCCTTTGCTGAACTGTATCGTCTGACCGCGCCGAAACTTTTCGCGATCTGCCTCCGTATCCTCAAGAACCGCGAAGAGGCCGAGGATGCTTTGCAGGATGTGTTTGTAAAGATCTGGCATAGCGCCGACCGCTACCAGCCGCAAATCGCCAGCCCGCAGGCATGGATGAACACCGTTGCGCGCAACCATGCCATCGACAAGCTGCGCGCGCGCAAACCCGGCGGCGGCGATCTGGACGTGGCCGAGACGCTCGCCGACGAGGGGCCAACCCCCGAGCAGAGCGCAGAGATCCGTTCGGAAGGGCGGCGCATCGAGGCCTGTCTGGCCAAGCTGGAACCAGACCGGGCCGACGCGGTGCGCCGTGCCTATATAGAAGGGGAGAGTTACATCGAGCTGGCGGAACGTTATGACGTGCCGCTGAACACCATGCGAAGCTGGCTGCGCCGCAGTCTGATCAAGTTGAGGGAGTGTCTGACCAAATGA
- a CDS encoding anti-sigma factor, with translation MIDGNPKLDPRDIATAGEYVLGTLPLAEREAFRLRLLDEPTLAEEVARWESHLDPLADEVRPMAPREQIWQGVETRLFGKAVALPARAGAALWRWIAIGAVGATLALASVLWLGMPRQPDGAGEMWVSDMVSEDSEVRLTALYNDENGEMRVSMDGRAPGEGRDYELWLIQGDRAPISLGVMPRGGQAAMPVPEELRTLVANATMAITDEPAGGAPGGVATGPVVAQAAMRRI, from the coding sequence ATGATCGACGGCAACCCGAAACTCGATCCGCGCGACATCGCCACGGCAGGGGAGTATGTGCTCGGCACGCTGCCCCTGGCCGAGCGCGAGGCGTTCCGGCTGCGGCTTCTTGACGAGCCGACCCTCGCCGAAGAGGTCGCGCGGTGGGAATCGCATCTCGATCCGCTCGCCGACGAGGTCCGCCCCATGGCCCCGCGTGAGCAGATCTGGCAGGGCGTGGAAACCCGGCTGTTCGGCAAGGCCGTCGCGTTGCCCGCGCGCGCGGGCGCGGCGCTGTGGCGGTGGATCGCCATCGGCGCGGTCGGTGCGACGCTGGCGCTCGCCTCGGTGCTCTGGCTGGGGATGCCGCGCCAGCCCGACGGCGCGGGCGAGATGTGGGTCTCGGACATGGTTTCGGAAGATAGCGAAGTGCGGCTGACCGCGCTTTATAACGACGAAAATGGCGAGATGCGCGTCTCGATGGACGGGCGTGCCCCGGGTGAGGGCCGCGACTATGAGCTGTGGCTCATCCAGGGCGACCGTGCGCCGATCTCGCTGGGGGTGATGCCGCGTGGCGGTCAGGCGGCGATGCCGGTTCCGGAAGAGCTGCGCACCCTCGTTGCCAACGCCACCATGGCGATCACCGACGAGCCCGCCGGCGGCGCACCGGGCGGGGTCGCGACGGGGCCGGTGGTCGCGCAGGCGGCAATGCGGCGGATCTGA